The Liquorilactobacillus nagelii DSM 13675 DNA window CTTTAATTGTTGAATTTGTAAAAAGTCAGCTGCAATATTTCCGCCAAACTTTAATGGTGCTGTTTCTGTTGCCGAGCGAAAAATAAATAGATTACAGTTCAGTAATTGGTTTAACTGTCGACCCGTTACTTGCAATATCTCCATTACCTCTTCGCATTGTTGGAGTAGGCGATTAGTTTGTAACAAGATTTCCGTTCGGTGTGCCCGTCGCGCATCTAACTCTGCTTGAGTTTGAATTTTCGTCGTCCAAGAACTGCTAAGAACAGCGACAATTAACAAGATTAGGAAAGTAAAAATATTGTTTGGGTTGCTGCGAAATGAACCCAAGGGAACCGTAAAGAAAAAATCATAAACAAACGGAATCAATAATGAATATAATAAGGCGTAACTACGCTGATGCGTCACCATTGCAGTAAACATCACGCCTAAAATATAAATCAAAACTACATCTAATGCATCAAAGCCCAAGAATTTTAGGAATAGTCCTAATCCAGTCGTCACAATTAAAATTCCTACTGTTTGTAGTAACTGTTTCCAATTAAAGTTTTGTTTGACAATCTCAGCAATTTTTAAACGGTGCTGCTTATTTGATGAAATCGTTGACTGATTACGATTGAAAACAACTATTTGATCAGCTTCTGGAACTAACTGATTGAGTTGTTTGAGCAAATCGTTTTTGCCAAGTCTAAACCAGATTGACTGATGATTACTGCCTAAAATGATTTTAGTTATTCCTTTTTCCTTAGCATACTCTGCAATCAATCGCGCCCTCGCAGTTCCATAAAGCGTTGTAACTTTTATGCCTAAGCTGGCAGCTAAATTAAAATTTTGAGTTAATTGCTGATCATCTAGTTCTGTCAAAGTTTGACTAATATAAATTCCTACCAAATCTGTTGCTTGGTTTTCGGCTAGTTTGGCGGCTGTTTGAATAACCTTCTGATTGCTTTTTGATCCTGAAATACAAACCAAAAATTGTTTTGTACGCTCAGTTGCTTTCTCAAATTGTTTTGTCACTTTTCCCGCCCTCTTCCACTAGTTCGCAATTGACTATAACAAAATCTTTGTTAAGATGGTGTTAATTTATTTTTTTTAAGCAGAAATTAATAAAAACAGTTGAGACAAAATAAGAATCTTGTTTCAACTGTCTAGAATTTTTTAAGCCACTAAAATTATTTTTTTGAAAAATAGCCACCGTTTACTTTTAAAAATTTAATTTTGCTAACTCTAATTTAATTTTTTCATCTTGATAATTTCCTTGAGCACTTATTCTCCCATGTTGAAGAACAATAATTTGATCCGCTTTTTGAAATGCTTCTAAATTAAAACTATGTGTAATCAACAAAAAGCCCATTTTCATTGAAAAAAGATCATGCAATAAAGATGCCGCAATCCGCGGGTCTAAACCGGTAGTCAATTCATCAAAAATATAAAATTGATAATTACGCAAAAAAAGTCGGGCCAAAGCCAGCCGTTGACGTTCCCCTCCTGACAATAATGAACTCTGATCACTAACCATTGTTTCCAAAGAATGCTGCTGCAACCATTCGGCTAATCCAGCGTGCCCCATAGCTTGCTCAAGCTCGCTATTCGAAAACCGATCTTCAAACAGATTTAAATTTTCGCGAACTGTCCCTGAAAAGACATGTCCACGTTGCAGCAACAAACCAATTTGTTGATAAATATCTTTTCGAGCTAATTTATTTACCGGTTGTCGATTCAAATCTACAGAACCAGAACAAGGAGCAATTTCGCCAAGTAATAATTTTGTCAGTGTTGTTTTGCCACTTCCGCTTGCCCCAACTAACAAATATTTCTTGTTTAATTTCAATTCCAAATTTATCTTTTTTAAAATTGATTGTTGTTTTACTTCATAGCTTGCTGATTGCAACTTAAATACCTTATTTGGTAAAAATTGATCTGTCAGCAGCAATGGTACCGTTCCAATTGAAGCATCGGCTTGAAGAAATTCAACAAGTTTAACGGCCGCTTGATGTCCACTAATAATTAAGGGAATAATTCGTGTAATTTCAAGCAACGGATAACTTAAATAACCACTAAGTGTGCTGAAAACCACCATTTGTCCTAAGTTCATTCTTCCTTGTTGCACCATGATTGCTCCTAAAATCCAAGTTGAAATATAGGTTAGATCACTCAACAGCATTGAAACTCCAAGACTAAAGCTTGACCAGCGAGCATTAACTTGCTGTTTTGCCAATAATTTTTGATTACTAAGCTGGTGTTGTTTAATCGCTGCTCGACCAGCTAAAGCAAATTTTAAAATCGGTAAGCCACTCAATAAATCAGTTACTCGTGAAGTATAACGATCAATTTGTTTAACAACAGCGGAAGAAGAGGTAGTTAACTTTTTCTTTAAAAGAAATGGGAAAACTAGTGCTGGCAAACTCAAAAGAACTATAACTAAAGTAATCACTGGGTTAAGTGATATAGTAGCAATCATCGCTAAACTAATTTGAAAGCTGTAACTCACCAGTAATAATAGTTGTCCATAATAGTTTTCAACCACATTATCGGTTTGTTTAGTGACTTTGGCAACTAGTTCTCCCACCGAAAGCGAATAACTTTTGGACGTTAAATGATATGCTTGTTCCATCAAGGCTGCTCGTAATCTTTGCGCTGTATGCAATTTAAGCATTAACCCAAAATAGTTATCTAAACCGCCAATGTTATCCATTATTATCATAAAAACTAGAATTCCACTGCCTAGCAAAAATAAATCAAAATGTTGTTTGCCCTGAGCAACATTAATAATCAACTGAAAAACAAATGCCCAGCAAACATACATCGTCTGTGTAACTAGCCTCACTAATAGCATTCTGAAAAATTCTTTTTTATCAGATATTAAAAACCGTAACATAACCTGCCTCCTGTTACGGTCCTAAATATTTAACTGTTTAACTTTTTTCTACACAAAAAGACCGGCAGAATCCAGTCTCGTCTTTAGGCGGGAAGAAACAGTGAAAAAATTTAGGACCGCACAAAATAATCCCGTTTTTAACGGGTACTATCTAGTTGCAATTTCCTAAATTCTTATTTTCACTGCTAACTCCCCCTCATTTAAATTAACGTCAGTATACAGCGCTTAATCAACTTTAGCAAGTTTTTCTAAGTAAATTGTTTCGAATGTTTTTATCGAAAGTTACTCCGACTGTTTTTTTTACTTTCTTAATCTTAAAAATAAATTACAATTAGCTTGACTTTTGACCTTTTATCGTGTGATACTATCAATGGTGCCAAACCACGGTAAGGGTAAGCGATCGGCGCATTTGCGTTCCGAAGGTTGCCGCACCTTACCACTAACATCCTTATGCTTTGCGTAGGGATGTTTTTTTATCGGAACATAGCCTTCCAAACCAACAAAGTAAGAATTCATAATTCTTTGTTAAATCTGTTCAACAAATTGACTTGGTTTTAATCAATGGTTTAAAATTAAGTCTTAGTTAATCCAGAAGGGATGGGTCATTTTAATGCAAAAAATCAAGACGTGGCTAAGTACACGTTGGGGCTTTTTCGGATTGCTAGTTTTTCTTTTCTGGTTAAAGACGATTGCAGTTTATTTAATCGATTTCCGCTTAGGTGTTAGCGGTGTCATTGAATATGCAATTTTATTTTTTAATCCGTTAGCCACTACCCTTTTACTGCTAGGTGCTGCGCTTTATATTAAACGTACAGTTCCAGCATATCTAACCATTATGATTATTTACATAGCCAATACAGCATTATTGTTATTTAACGTTATTTATTATCGCGAATTTACCGATTTTATGACCTTTAATGTTATTTTTGGCTATTCCAGTGTTTCTGAGGGACTAAGTACTAGCTCAGTAGCTTTGCTCAAACCCCAAGACTTTGTAATTTTTGTTGATTTCTTAGTAATTTTGCTGGGCTTTTTGACAAAAATCATTAAATTAGATCGTCGACCAATACCATCACGTCAAGCGGTTGCGCTGACATCTTTTGCTATTTTTTTGATTTTTTTCAATATCACTTTAGGCGAAGCCGAACGGCCACAGCTACTAACTCGAACTTTCGATCGCAGTTATTTGGTTAAATACCTAGGCTTAGATGCTTTTACTTTTTACGATGGGATCAAAACTGCTAAAAATAACCAAGTTCGTAGCGAAGCTACTAGCAGTGACTTAAATAAAGTTTTAAACTTCACAAAAAAGCATTACGCTTCACCTAATTCAAGCACTTATGGACTTGCTAAGGGAAAAAATGTGATTGTCATTCATTTGGAAAGCTTCCAACAATTTCTAATTAACTACAAACTGAATGGTCAGGAAGTTACGCCTTTTTTAAATAGTCTATATAATGGCAAATCAACCTACAGTTTTAGTAACTTTTTCAACCAAGTCGGACAAGGAAAAACTTCCGATGCAGAAAACATGTTAGAAACTAGCATCTATGGGTTACCACAAGGATCACTTTTTTCTGCTTTAGGAACCGATAATACTTTTGAAGGAGCGCCAGCTATCTTGAATCAACGTGCTGGCTATTCTAGTGCGGTTTTCCATGGGAATAAGGGTTCTTTTTGGAATCGCGACAATGTATATAAAAACTTGGGTTATCAGTATTTCTTTGACGCCAGCTATTATAATACAAATGCTAACAATTTAACCGAATATGGCCTAAAAGATAAATTACTGTTTCATGACTCTATTAAGTATTTGGAAAGAATGCAGCAACCCTTTTACGTTAAATATATTACTGTTACCAACCATTTTCCTTATTCATTAGACAAGAAAAACACTAGTTTCCCTGCGGCTAATACTGATGATGAATCGGTCAATAATTACTTTGTTACCGCCCATTACTTAGATCAATCTGTTAAGGAATTTTTCGATTATCTGAAAAAATCTGGTTTATATGATAAGTCAATTGTGGTAATTTATGGTGATCATTATGGAATTTCTGACTCACGAAATTTAAAATTAGCCTCATTACTCGGCAAGTCAGCTGATACTTGGAATGATTTCGACAATATGCAACTTCAACGAGTTCCTTTTATGATTCATATTCCGGGCTTAAAAACTGGTGGTGTGCAAACAACTTATGGAGGAGAAATTGATGTTTTGCCAACCTTACTACATTTATTAGGTATTTCTTCCAAACGCTATATTCAATTTGGAACTGATCTTTTTTCAAAAAAACATGATCAGACAGTGGCATTTCGCAATGGTAACTTTATTACTCCAGAGTATTCCTATGTCGATGGTGCAATATACGAGAATCAAACTGGCGAAGAAATCACTCATCCTTCAAGTAAATTAGCCGCGAAGGTAAAACAAGCTGACCAACAGGTTAATACTGAATTATCCCTTTCCGATTCGTTAAATAATAAAAATTTGTTGCGTTACTACGTGCCAAAGGGATTCACACCAGTCAACCCTAAAAATTATAATTATAAAAATGACTTTGGACAACTTTTGCAATTACAAAAGTTGCTTAATAACAAGTCTACTAGCTTATGGGCCGAAAATGGCAATCATACGACTGTTTCCGATTACACTTCTGATGCACCAGAACTAAAAACAACTGATAAAAACAGTGAAAATGTTGCTCAAGCTTATTCAACAGCTAGTGAACAAAACAACAGCAGCTCTAGTAGTGCAAGCTCAAATAGTAAATAAATAATCTACTCCAAAACTAAGTTAAAAAAAGTGCTGCTATTAATCGATGAAAATCAGTTAATAGCAGAACTTTTTTTGTTCTTGCCTAATATTTGAATTAATAACAAGTGTTGATTTTGTCGTTTTTATGCTTAACTTCACTCTTAAAAAGCAAACAAAATTCCAGTAGGAAAAAGGAATAAGCCAATTCTTACTGGAATTAATTTTATTTATTATGCAATTTGGGAATTTAAACTTGGTGTGATAAATAAATGAAAACATAGATCGTTTTTATTTCTTATCTGGAAAGATTAAAGTAAAGGTTGATCCTTGATCAGGGTGACTAATTACTTCGACCTTGCCATGATGCAATTCCATTAGTTGCTGAACTATTGCCAATCCCAAGCCAGACTCACCATATTTAGTATTTTTCCGAGAAACATCAGCTTTATAATATCTTTCCCAGATGTTTTTTAATTGTTCTTCAGACATACCAATACCTGTATCACTGATTCGGAAAATGCTACTTTGAAATCCACGTTCAACTGAGATACGAATGCTGCCATTTTTGGTAAACTGAATTGCATTTTGGGTAATATTGAAAATAACCTGCACAAAACGATCATAATCTGCATAAACTTCAAGTTCTTGAGGGCCTTCAATTTCGAGTTGGTCACCAGCAGCAGCGGCTTTCTTGTTCAATTGTGTTTTAATATTTTTTAAAACATGCATTGCTTCGAAATTGCGACGATTCAAAATGATTTGACCACTGCGAATTTTTTCATAATCAAGATTCTCATTCACTAAGCGAATCAAACGCTTAGTTTCATTGCGCATTAATTCGATACTTTTATCTTTACTATCCTCAGGAATAGCATTATATGCGAGTCCTTCCAGTAAACCATTAATTGTAGTTAAAGGTGTCCGCATCTCATGCGCAGCATCCGCCATAAATTGTCTTCTGCGATCTTCTTGCCGCTTGATTTCAGCTTCTGATTTACTTAATGAAGCAGCCATCTGATTGAAGTCGTTGGCTAAGTCGTCAATTTCATCACGATGATTGTTGGTTAATTGAACATCAAAGTTACCTGCAGCGACTTGTCGGGTCGCTTTTTGCAAGTGGCTAATTCGCTTAGTTATATAATGAGCCAAAAAGTAACTAAAAATTGCTCCAACTACGGCAGCAATTAGCAACATAATAACCAAACTTCGCTGAATTCTGGAAAAGCTGACTTGTAAACTAGAAACTTTGGCACCAACTGAGATTACCGCTACCAAATTTCCTTTACTATCAAAACACGGTGCCATAATATCCGTCATTTTCTGTTGCTGACGACCATTATTTTTCAAGTTTCCTGATTTACGCAACCAGCTAAGATCATTTTTACGACGTAAAATATCACCTTTTTTTAATTTAGCCCATTCCTTTTTGGAAATAGATGATTGAAAACCCAAAGTTTCAGGATAAAGGACCTGCTTACGGCTGGTATAAATTGTAAAATGGACTGCTTGGTTTTGTAATAACATTTCATAATTCTGCAATTTCTGCGTGTCTAAGGCAAAAACAGTTTTGCCATTAGCCATCTGTTCAATACTCATTGCTTCTGTTTTCAAACTATAAGCATAGCCTTCGAGTTGATTCCACGTATTTTGATAAACCAATTCCTTAGTAAGATGAAAGGAAAAAGTTCCAATTAAAATCAGTAATAACAGAATAATTGAAAAAAAAGCCAGCATCTGCTGATAAACTAACTTCATAACTAGGCTCCTATTTCAGAATCATCAAACTTATAGCCAACTCCCCAGACAGTCTGAATTACTTGTGGACCCACTTTTTCAATTTTTTGTCGCAACTTTTTAATATGTGCATCCACTGTCCGTTCGTCACCATAAAATTCATAATGCCATACTAATTGCAACAATTGATCACGCGAAAAAACTTGACGTGGTTTTTGAGCTAATGTCTTTAACAAATCAAATTCCTTGGGTGTCAAATCAGGAATCATTTTAGCTTGCAAATAGGCCTCACGTGTTTTGGTGTTCATTTTAAAATGTTCGGTTACTACATCAAATTGTTGATCTTCATCATCAACAGTTAGTGTTTCAGTTGGTGTCCCAAGAGCTGCTCGACGATGCAATGCTTTAATTCTAGCAATTAAAGTAATTGGACTAAATGGTTTAACTACATAGTCATCTGCACCCATTTCTAATCCTAGAACCTGGTCACTTTCTGAATCTCGGGCTGTTAATATGATAATTGGAACTGTTGATGAAATTGCCCTAATTTCGGCATTCACTTCCATCCCGTCCTTACCTGGTAAATTCAAATCAAGAGTAATCATATCCCAACTTGCAGGATCTTCTTTGAATTTTTCCATTGCTTCAATCCCATCGTATGCATAAACAACATCCCATTTTTCCTTTTGGAAAAACATCGACATCATTTCGGCAACTGATTTATTATCTTCAACCATTAATAACTTCATCTTTCCACATCCCTCGAACTTTCTACGTTTGAATCCCTAATTTATTTCATCATAACCCCAAAATCAGACTTTTTTTTGAAATTTCTGTAAAATAGCTTTAATCATATTGAGATTATTGTACCGCATTTACTTTTAACTTGTAAAAAAGAGTTCTGTAAAATCAGTGATTTCACAGAACTCTTAATTCAGTAATGGAGATGGCGGGGCTCGAACCCGCGTCCAAGCATATTGCCATTCGAATCTCTACGTCCATAGTCATGCCATTTAAAATTCACTACTGACTACGCCGCACAACCAGGCTAGCATCAGCAGCTAACCTACTATCCTCTTTCAGTTACCTCAGGTGGCAATAACTGACGCAAGTCCATTAATTTAAGACCCGGCTCTAATACATGGACAATACTAGACGGATCTACGCTACTGCGCTTAGGCAGCTAAAGCGTAAGAATTGTTATTATTTTTTGCAGTTATATTTAACTGAGCGTCTTTTCGTCACGCAACTACGAGACGCAATTCGAACTCAACCTATACCTGTCGAATCCAAAACATCCCCATAGCTGTATTTTACCATGAATTGTTAAAGATTGTAAATCAAAAGGCTAATAGACAATTACCGGTTCACCTTGTGATAAATTATTATAAATATTTTCCATTTTATCACTGGGTGTGTTAGCGCAGCCGCCAGAGCCATCATTCAAATAAGCTGTGCTTGACCAATTTGTCCGCCAACTGGCATCATGAAAACCACAACCACTATTAGTGAATTGAGCCCAATACTTGACCTTTACAGAATAATTAGAGTTACCAGCTTCACTTCCGCTTAAAACAGAAGGAGATTGCTTATACATGATATACCAAACTCCCTTTGGTGTATCCTCACCAGTACTGTGCTTGCCAGTGACAATGTTGCTGGTAGCAACCTGCTGTCCATTTTTGTAAAGCCAAACTCGCTGCGCTGAAATTGAAACTTCGGCATACGTACTACCGATTCCATCGTTAGTTAAATTGTTATAACCCAATCCGTAAGTTAAATAACCCTTACCATAAATATCAGGCTTAGCCTCCAAGGTGCTTTTGTTCTCCAACCAAGCATTTTCAAGATGTTTGGTCGCACTGCTAGTATCTAACGCCCAACCATAGGTACCACCTGAAACCTGAACAGTGTTGCCGCTATTAGTCTTGAAATTAATTTGTTTGCCTAAAGTTGCTTGTTTTTGATTTATCTCGCTGATTTTATTTGCCAAATCAGTTTCCTGAAAATAATACTTACCGTCTTGGTAAGTAGCTTTTTTTAACAAATCCTTGGTAGCAAGATTATATTTAGTTTCTTGAACCTGATAGCTAACGGTTCGATCTTTTAATGCCAACAATTTTTGCTTTTCAGTTTGCACCTTTGAACTCGAAGCTTTTAAGGGTTGCAAATATTTAACAGTTAACTTAACTTTCGGTAAATATTGCTGCTTTTCATATTGTTTTAACAATCGATCGATATTATATTGATTGCCAGCCTTAGGTGCCGTAATCGTGACTTTACCATAACTAAAAACTGCTTGAGCATCGACTGGAGCCGTCCGCTTACGATTAAGTTGTTGCAATTTGCTTTTTAATTCAGCCTGAACTGATTTGGTTTGTTGGTCACCAGTTGTCTTGGGTTCAACCAAAAACTGTTTTTTCTTTGCAGATGGCAGAAAAGTCCATTGTTTTTTTACTAAAGATTTGATTTTGGCCAAATCTTGGTTAGAAAAACCTGAGCTAGAGCGCTGATGATGTTCAAGAACTTCACCCTTTAAGTAGATAGTCTGCGTAACTTGATAGTTTTTCAATTTACTCAATGCTTGTTTTGCTGTCAAGCCACCAACATTCAAACCATTAATTGATACTTGTTGATTAAAATGTGTTAGCCGAAAATAACTGTAACCACCCAAAAAAGCTGCTACAGCAACTGCTACCACACTAACAATAATTTTCCGTTTAATAAATCTCACCTCATTAAAAAGTCCTGAAACGAATTAGTTTCAGGATAACACACTTTATAAAAAAGTTTAACTGTAATGTTTCAATTTGCTAACAAATATTACTTTTTTATGAATTTCTTTACTCAATAATTGCTAAGACTACAAAATTTAAAATAAATAAACAGGTACAGACTACCAACATTGGATGAATCTCAGTAAATTTCTTTCTGGCAACTTTAACAACAATAAAGAAAATAAAGCCAGCCGCAATTCCATAAGAAATTGAATAACAAAGAGCCATAAAGACCGATGCAAAAAAGGCTGGAATTGCTTCTTCTAAGTCACTCCAATTAATGTTTTTAAAAGCACCCATCATCATAATACCAACAATAATTAATGCTGGCGCTGTTGCTGCGTCAGGAATTACAGCAATTATGGGGGCTAAAAAGCTACTCAGCAAAAACATCACTGCCGCAACAAGACTAGTTAAGCCAGTGCGGCCACCGACTCCGATCCCCGAAGCACTTTCAACAAAGGTCGTAACATTTGAAGTCCCACAAATCGCCGCAATTACTGAACCAATTGCATCAGAAAAAAGTGAACGATCCATTTTTGACTTAAAGCCATGGCCGTTAAAGAATTCCTGCTCATCCTGCTTAGAAAAAATACCAGTTCTTTTCCCAGTTCCAATAAAAGTCCCAATAGTATCAAAAATATCCGTTAAACTAAAAGCAAAAATG harbors:
- a CDS encoding ATP-binding cassette domain-containing protein, translated to MLRFLISDKKEFFRMLLVRLVTQTMYVCWAFVFQLIINVAQGKQHFDLFLLGSGILVFMIIMDNIGGLDNYFGLMLKLHTAQRLRAALMEQAYHLTSKSYSLSVGELVAKVTKQTDNVVENYYGQLLLLVSYSFQISLAMIATISLNPVITLVIVLLSLPALVFPFLLKKKLTTSSSAVVKQIDRYTSRVTDLLSGLPILKFALAGRAAIKQHQLSNQKLLAKQQVNARWSSFSLGVSMLLSDLTYISTWILGAIMVQQGRMNLGQMVVFSTLSGYLSYPLLEITRIIPLIISGHQAAVKLVEFLQADASIGTVPLLLTDQFLPNKVFKLQSASYEVKQQSILKKINLELKLNKKYLLVGASGSGKTTLTKLLLGEIAPCSGSVDLNRQPVNKLARKDIYQQIGLLLQRGHVFSGTVRENLNLFEDRFSNSELEQAMGHAGLAEWLQQHSLETMVSDQSSLLSGGERQRLALARLFLRNYQFYIFDELTTGLDPRIAASLLHDLFSMKMGFLLITHSFNLEAFQKADQIIVLQHGRISAQGNYQDEKIKLELAKLNF
- a CDS encoding DUF4118 domain-containing protein, with the protein product MTKQFEKATERTKQFLVCISGSKSNQKVIQTAAKLAENQATDLVGIYISQTLTELDDQQLTQNFNLAASLGIKVTTLYGTARARLIAEYAKEKGITKIILGSNHQSIWFRLGKNDLLKQLNQLVPEADQIVVFNRNQSTISSNKQHRLKIAEIVKQNFNWKQLLQTVGILIVTTGLGLFLKFLGFDALDVVLIYILGVMFTAMVTHQRSYALLYSLLIPFVYDFFFTVPLGSFRSNPNNIFTFLILLIVAVLSSSWTTKIQTQAELDARRAHRTEILLQTNRLLQQCEEVMEILQVTGRQLNQLLNCNLFIFRSATETAPLKFGGNIAADFLQIQQLKEQKALKWAFENHARAGWGTKIEAHSDFIYLPLKNQRQTIAVIAIAVKRRSFNDMLAFNLAVSICEESEQAIQRNLNLQRQTKIEAQVKQEKLRSDLLRGISHDLRTPLTAIYGNADVLLQAEYSLTSDQRQELYRSINHDAAWLIDLVENLLAMTKVDSGELQAKKSPELLADIFEAALSHSVSKTEERKIQTNLVDPSLLVATDGQLIVQVLVNLLNNAMKYTPPTAKIYLNAIQLNQQFAKITVYNNGPHLENRQLKQIFTLFYSQSNAYSGRKGLGIGLALCQAIITICGGEIGAENVQPQGVKFWFTLPLWRERNE
- a CDS encoding LTA synthase family protein, with the translated sequence MQKIKTWLSTRWGFFGLLVFLFWLKTIAVYLIDFRLGVSGVIEYAILFFNPLATTLLLLGAALYIKRTVPAYLTIMIIYIANTALLLFNVIYYREFTDFMTFNVIFGYSSVSEGLSTSSVALLKPQDFVIFVDFLVILLGFLTKIIKLDRRPIPSRQAVALTSFAIFLIFFNITLGEAERPQLLTRTFDRSYLVKYLGLDAFTFYDGIKTAKNNQVRSEATSSDLNKVLNFTKKHYASPNSSTYGLAKGKNVIVIHLESFQQFLINYKLNGQEVTPFLNSLYNGKSTYSFSNFFNQVGQGKTSDAENMLETSIYGLPQGSLFSALGTDNTFEGAPAILNQRAGYSSAVFHGNKGSFWNRDNVYKNLGYQYFFDASYYNTNANNLTEYGLKDKLLFHDSIKYLERMQQPFYVKYITVTNHFPYSLDKKNTSFPAANTDDESVNNYFVTAHYLDQSVKEFFDYLKKSGLYDKSIVVIYGDHYGISDSRNLKLASLLGKSADTWNDFDNMQLQRVPFMIHIPGLKTGGVQTTYGGEIDVLPTLLHLLGISSKRYIQFGTDLFSKKHDQTVAFRNGNFITPEYSYVDGAIYENQTGEEITHPSSKLAAKVKQADQQVNTELSLSDSLNNKNLLRYYVPKGFTPVNPKNYNYKNDFGQLLQLQKLLNNKSTSLWAENGNHTTVSDYTSDAPELKTTDKNSENVAQAYSTASEQNNSSSSSASSNSK
- a CDS encoding response regulator transcription factor; its protein translation is MKLLMVEDNKSVAEMMSMFFQKEKWDVVYAYDGIEAMEKFKEDPASWDMITLDLNLPGKDGMEVNAEIRAISSTVPIIILTARDSESDQVLGLEMGADDYVVKPFSPITLIARIKALHRRAALGTPTETLTVDDEDQQFDVVTEHFKMNTKTREAYLQAKMIPDLTPKEFDLLKTLAQKPRQVFSRDQLLQLVWHYEFYGDERTVDAHIKKLRQKIEKVGPQVIQTVWGVGYKFDDSEIGA
- a CDS encoding sensor histidine kinase; amino-acid sequence: MKLVYQQMLAFFSIILLLLILIGTFSFHLTKELVYQNTWNQLEGYAYSLKTEAMSIEQMANGKTVFALDTQKLQNYEMLLQNQAVHFTIYTSRKQVLYPETLGFQSSISKKEWAKLKKGDILRRKNDLSWLRKSGNLKNNGRQQQKMTDIMAPCFDSKGNLVAVISVGAKVSSLQVSFSRIQRSLVIMLLIAAVVGAIFSYFLAHYITKRISHLQKATRQVAAGNFDVQLTNNHRDEIDDLANDFNQMAASLSKSEAEIKRQEDRRRQFMADAAHEMRTPLTTINGLLEGLAYNAIPEDSKDKSIELMRNETKRLIRLVNENLDYEKIRSGQIILNRRNFEAMHVLKNIKTQLNKKAAAAGDQLEIEGPQELEVYADYDRFVQVIFNITQNAIQFTKNGSIRISVERGFQSSIFRISDTGIGMSEEQLKNIWERYYKADVSRKNTKYGESGLGLAIVQQLMELHHGKVEVISHPDQGSTFTLIFPDKK
- a CDS encoding L,D-transpeptidase family protein, yielding MRFIKRKIIVSVVAVAVAAFLGGYSYFRLTHFNQQVSINGLNVGGLTAKQALSKLKNYQVTQTIYLKGEVLEHHQRSSSGFSNQDLAKIKSLVKKQWTFLPSAKKKQFLVEPKTTGDQQTKSVQAELKSKLQQLNRKRTAPVDAQAVFSYGKVTITAPKAGNQYNIDRLLKQYEKQQYLPKVKLTVKYLQPLKASSSKVQTEKQKLLALKDRTVSYQVQETKYNLATKDLLKKATYQDGKYYFQETDLANKISEINQKQATLGKQINFKTNSGNTVQVSGGTYGWALDTSSATKHLENAWLENKSTLEAKPDIYGKGYLTYGLGYNNLTNDGIGSTYAEVSISAQRVWLYKNGQQVATSNIVTGKHSTGEDTPKGVWYIMYKQSPSVLSGSEAGNSNYSVKVKYWAQFTNSGCGFHDASWRTNWSSTAYLNDGSGGCANTPSDKMENIYNNLSQGEPVIVY